Sequence from the Thermovirga sp. genome:
GCCCAGGCACATCCAGAGAACTACAGGGACCTGATAGTAAGAGTAGCTGGTTACAGCGACTATTTCTGTGATATCGGGCTGGAACTTCAAGAGGAGATCATATCCCGGACCGCGCAGGAAGAGGTCTAGGAGCAAAAGACCGAACCCGATGAATAATAGTAACCACTTCGAGTACTCAAGGACTTCAGGTTAGGTGACGGTAATAGGCGAATCCTGGCCTTTTGCTGCAAGCCGTAAACGGCTAGTAATAAAAAGGACAGGATGGTATTACAGCATAATTGATTGACAGAGATTGTAATGGCGGTTTCCTTTTAATAATTAGCGATCGCTAATTATTAGCGTGGCCGCCTTTCTCTTTGATTGTTTGTTTTTACTCGCAAGCTGTCGTTTATGATTAGCCTGTCCAAATCCCAGTAGGGAGGTACAAATTATAGTTTCCCGGTTCATTTCCTTTTTCGGCGTTGCCCTGGGCATTTACGGAGCGGCTAACCTCTTTATTTGGCTTCACCTGGCCAGGGTGGTCCCCTACTTGGGGATTTTCAAGGTCCCCGTCATCCTCGCCTTCTGGATCCTCGTCGTGGCCTTACCTGCGGGTAGGATCGGCGGGGCCTTCTGCCGCTGCGCCTTCACGGACCAACTCACCATCCTCGGTTCCTGGTACCTAGGTTTCATGGTCTATATCCTTCTCCTTTTAATCCTTGTCGATGCCATCCGGTTGGCCGACTATTGGATCAGGATCGTACCGCGGTCTCTAGCCAGGAGGCAGGGCAGGGCGGCCCTCGCCGCCTTCTGGGGAGTTCTCTTCCTGTCGGTGGTAGTTGTTGCGGTGGGGCGGTGGAACGCCCGCAACCCCGTGGTGAGGGAGTATGACCTGGCCATCAAAGGGGCGCCGAGGGAGGGACCTTTGCGTGTGGCCGTGGCCTCGGACCTTCACGTGGGGCTCCTGGTGAGGAACCACTGGCTGGCCGACATGATTAAGACTATCAACTCGACCCGTCCCGACATGGTGCTCCTCGTGGGGGACATCGTCGACTCCGACGTAACCCGTGCCCAGGAGGAGAGGCTTTCCGAA
This genomic interval carries:
- a CDS encoding metallophosphoesterase; the encoded protein is MGIFKVPVILAFWILVVALPAGRIGGAFCRCAFTDQLTILGSWYLGFMVYILLLLILVDAIRLADYWIRIVPRSLARRQGRAALAAFWGVLFLSVVVVAVGRWNARNPVVREYDLAIKGAPREGPLRVAVASDLHVGLLVRNHWLADMIKTINSTRPDMVLLVGDIVDSDVTRAQEERLSEQLETLSAPLGVFAVLGNHEFYSGADEAARSFTEGAVIVLRDQSVVIDGAMVLVGRDDRAASRMGRRRSPLAAIDGIGGDLPVIVMDHTPHDLHEAEEADIALQVSGHTHRGQLWPFNYITSKIFEQDWGFLKRGDTLFYISCGVGCWGPPIRTSSRPEVVVLNISFQ